The following coding sequences are from one Gimesia chilikensis window:
- a CDS encoding NAD(P)-dependent oxidoreductase → MAIPTIQPGTTKIGWIGTGVMGASMVGHLMDAGFSATVYNRSKSKAEPLIQKGASWADSPKAVAEAADVIFSIVGFPTDVREVILGEEGALAGASEGKVLVDMTTSDPSLAVEIAEAAQTKGVYSVDAPVSGGDVGAKNGTLSIMIGGDEAVVDALKPCWDAMGKTIVYQGEAGSGQHTKMVNQILIATNMIGVCEALLYGYKAGLDLPTVLQSVGSGAAGSWSLSNLGPRIMDNNFDPGFFVEHFIKDMGIALAEAKKMNLSLPGLALGHQLYMAVQAQGHGRDGTHALQLALASLSNVDWENRS, encoded by the coding sequence ATGGCGATACCGACCATTCAACCGGGAACAACTAAAATTGGCTGGATTGGAACCGGAGTCATGGGAGCCAGCATGGTGGGACACCTGATGGATGCAGGGTTCTCAGCCACGGTTTATAATCGCAGTAAATCCAAAGCAGAGCCCCTGATTCAGAAAGGGGCCTCCTGGGCTGACTCTCCCAAAGCGGTCGCAGAAGCAGCTGATGTCATCTTCTCCATCGTCGGTTTTCCGACTGACGTCCGTGAAGTCATTCTCGGTGAAGAAGGAGCTCTCGCCGGTGCTTCCGAAGGCAAGGTCCTGGTCGATATGACCACCAGCGATCCTTCCCTGGCTGTCGAAATCGCGGAAGCCGCTCAGACCAAAGGTGTGTACAGCGTAGATGCTCCCGTCTCCGGTGGGGATGTAGGAGCGAAAAACGGCACGTTGTCCATCATGATCGGTGGGGACGAAGCTGTGGTCGACGCATTGAAACCCTGCTGGGACGCCATGGGCAAAACGATTGTCTACCAGGGCGAAGCGGGATCCGGTCAACACACGAAAATGGTGAACCAGATTCTCATCGCCACCAACATGATCGGCGTCTGCGAAGCGCTGCTCTATGGTTACAAAGCGGGGCTGGACCTGCCTACGGTTCTGCAGTCGGTGGGCAGTGGTGCCGCCGGCAGCTGGTCGCTCTCCAACCTGGGGCCGCGGATCATGGACAATAATTTTGATCCGGGCTTTTTCGTAGAGCACTTCATCAAAGACATGGGAATTGCCCTGGCGGAAGCTAAAAAGATGAACCTGAGCCTGCCCGGTCTGGCACTGGGACATCAGCTTTACATGGCTGTCCAGGCACAGGGACATGGCCGCGACGGCACACACGCCCTGCAGCTGGCACTGGCATCCCTGTCGAACGTAGACTGGGAAAACCGCTCCTAG